In a single window of the Elaeis guineensis isolate ETL-2024a chromosome 4, EG11, whole genome shotgun sequence genome:
- the LOC105043473 gene encoding probable metal-nicotianamine transporter YSL9, translating into MEESREMQEIEKSQDLEDQPMEAEAGEFKRIPPWSKQITLRGLVASFAIGVMYSVIVMKLNLTTGLVPTLNVSAALLAFVFLRTWTRLLHKIGIVATPFTRQENTVVQTCAVACYSIAVGGGFGSYLLGLNKRTYEQAGVDTEGNVPGSYKEPGIGWMTGFMFTVSFAGLLALVPFRKIMIIDYKLTYPSGTATAVLINGFHTPHGDKMAKKQVHGFVKYFGLSFLWSFFQWFYSGGDMCGFSQFPTFGLKAWKQTFFFDCSLTYVGAGMICSHLVNLSLLLGAVLSWGVMWPLISELKGDWYPANLPESSMRSLQGYKVFISIALILGDGLYNFLKILAFIARNMHASSENKKPSKVVDHGTQVLDNLQRNEVFTRESIPLWLAYSGYAVFSVVSVIAIPFMFPQVKWYYVIIAYMLAPALGFCNAYGAGLTDMNMAYNYGKVALFMLAAWAGKDNGVVAGLVACGLIKSVVSISADLMHDFKTGHLTLTSPRSMLLSQAIGTAMGCVVAPLTFFLFYKAFDVGNPEGIWKAPYALIYRNMAILGVQGFSALPHHCLQICYGFFGFAVVANLMKDIFPSKYGKWVPLPMAMAVPFLVGANFAIDMCLGSLIVFAWHRLNSNKAALMAPAVASGLICGDGLWILPSSLLALARVNPPICMKFITT; encoded by the exons ATGGAAGAGTCCAGGGAGATGCAGGAAATCGAGAAGAGCCAGGACTTGGAAGATCAACCCATGGAAGCAGAGGCAGGGGAATTCAAGAGGATTCCTCCATGGTCGAAGCAAATTACGCTCCGTGGACTCGTCGCGAGCTTTGCCATTGGAGTCATGTACAGTGTGATCGTGATGAAGCTAAATTTAACCACTGGACTCGTCCCCACCCTCAATGTCTCGGCTGCTCTTCTTGCCTTTGTCTTTCTCAGGACTTGGACGAGGCTGCTCCACAAGATCGGCATCGTGGCCACTCCCTTCACCCGGCAAGAGAACACGGTTGTGCAGACCTGTGCCGTTGCTTGCTATAGTATTGCTGTTGGAG GTGGATTTGGATCTTATCTTCTGGGTCTTAACAAGAGGACTTATGAGCAGGCAGGGGTGGACACAGAAGGGAATGTACCAGGCAGCTATAAGGAGCCTGGAATTGGTTGGATGACAGGGTTTATGTTTACTGTCAGCTTCGCCGGGCTTCTGGCCCTGGTTCCTTTCAGAAAG ATTATGATAATTGACTATAAATTAACATATCCAAGTGGAACTGCTACTGCTGTTCTCATCAATGGATTTCATACACCTCATGGAGATAAAATGGCAAA GAAGCAAGTTCATGGGTTTGTGAAATATTTTGGTCTAAGTTTCCTCTGGAGTTTCTTCCAGTGGTTTTATTCAGGAGGAGATATGTGTGGATTTTCACAGTTCCCTACCTTTGGGCTGAAAGCTTGGAAACAGAC atttttttttgattgtagCCTGACATATGTTGGGGCTGGAATGATTTGTTCTCATCTCGTgaatctttctctcctcctcggAGCGGTGCTTTCATGGGGTGTGATGTGGCCACTGATAAGTGAACTTAAAGGAGATTGGTACCCTGCGAATTTACCGGAAAGTAGTATGAGAAGCTTGCAAGGTTATAAG GTATTCATATCCATCGCTCTTATATTAGGGGATGGCCTCTATAATTTCTTAAAGATTCTTGCTTTCATTGCAAGAAACATGCATGCTAGCTCAGAAAACAAGAAACCCAGCAAAG TGGTGGATCATGGTACTCAAGTTCTTGACAATCTCCAGCGTAACGAAGTATTCACAAGAGAGAGCATTCCTTTATGGCTGGCCTATTCTGGCTATGCTGTTTTCTCCGTGGTCTCTGTCATTGCTATCCCCTTCATGTTCCCTCAGGTGAAATGGTACTATGTCATCATAGCTTACATGCTTGCCCCAGCTCTGGGTTTCTGCAATGCTTATGGTGCTGGCCTCACAGATATGAACATGGCCTATAACTATGGAAAAGTGGCTCTCTTTATGCTTGCAGCTTGGGCAGGGAAGGACAATGGTGTAGTAGCAGGCCTTGTAGCCTGCGGTCTAATCAAATCTGTGGTCTCTATTTCTGCTGATCTAATGCATGACTTTAAGACAGGCCATCTGACATTGACATCACCAAGGTCAATGCTTCTTAGCCAGGCTATTGGAACAGCCATGGGCTGTGTTGTTGCTCCACTGACTTTCTTCCTCTTTTACAAAGCCTTTGATGTGGGGAATCCAGAAGGAATCTGGAAGGCTCCTTATGCTTTGATCTACCGGAACATGGCGATTCTGGGTGTCCAGGGCTTCTCGGCACTTCCCCACCATTGCTTGCAGATTTGTTATGGTTTCTTTGGCTTTGCAGTGGTGGCCAATCTAATGAAAGACATCTTCCCATCTAAGTACGGAAAGTGGGTTCCTCTGCCGATGGCCATGGCAGTGCCATTTCTAGTTGGAGCCAACTTTGCAATCGATATGTGTCTTGGAAGCTTGATAGTGTTTGCATGGCACAGGCTTAACAGTAACAAGGCTGCTCTAATGGCGCCCGCGGTTGCCTCTGGTTTGATTTGTGGGGATGGGCTGTGGATCCTACCTTCTTCCTTGCTGGCTCTGGCGCGGGTCAACCCTCCCATCTGCATGAAGTTCATCACTACGTAA